The following are encoded in a window of Mycolicibacterium tusciae JS617 genomic DNA:
- a CDS encoding aminotransferase class I/II-fold pyridoxal phosphate-dependent enzyme: MNAGLRTASAAALKAMADNGTLKVPPVLEAPQGPRSRVGGKDVLVACSNDYLGLAADPRVVAATVDGVQRYGAGTASVRFICGTFTPHLELERDLANLVGTAAALTFVSCWDANAAAIATLADQRTAVLSDALNHASIIDAVRVSRAGRKVVYPHGDLAALDEALAGLREWDRRIVVTDGVFSMEGDVAPLPALIELCRRHDAVLMVDDSHGVGVMGADGRGTPSDQGVLGEIDVLTGTLGKALGGAAGGYIAAPTEVVELLSQVARPSLFSNALPVPTACGAREAVRILREEPERVARLHHLASGLRDGLRAAGLDPLPGATAIVPIIVGDTARAGRMSRELRERHGVLVTGFGYPVVPEGSARFRLQANAAMTDDDVSAVIDAIVAVAG, encoded by the coding sequence GTGAACGCAGGGCTGCGTACCGCCAGTGCGGCCGCGCTGAAGGCCATGGCCGACAACGGAACCCTGAAGGTGCCGCCGGTGTTGGAGGCGCCGCAGGGGCCACGCAGCCGCGTCGGCGGCAAGGACGTCCTGGTGGCGTGCTCCAATGACTACCTCGGGCTGGCAGCCGACCCGCGTGTGGTCGCAGCGACCGTCGACGGGGTACAGCGCTACGGGGCGGGTACGGCGTCGGTGCGGTTCATCTGCGGGACGTTCACCCCTCACCTCGAGCTGGAACGCGACCTCGCGAATCTTGTTGGCACAGCGGCCGCACTGACATTCGTCTCGTGCTGGGACGCCAACGCCGCGGCGATCGCGACGCTGGCCGACCAGCGCACCGCGGTGCTGTCCGACGCGCTCAACCATGCCTCGATCATCGACGCGGTGCGGGTTTCACGTGCGGGACGCAAGGTGGTGTACCCCCACGGGGACCTCGCCGCGCTCGACGAAGCGCTGGCCGGGCTGAGGGAGTGGGACCGCCGAATCGTGGTCACCGACGGGGTTTTCAGCATGGAAGGTGATGTCGCGCCACTGCCCGCGCTGATCGAGCTGTGCCGGCGCCATGACGCGGTGCTCATGGTCGACGACTCCCACGGCGTGGGGGTGATGGGCGCCGACGGGCGCGGAACGCCGTCGGATCAGGGTGTGCTGGGCGAAATCGACGTTCTCACGGGCACATTGGGCAAGGCGCTCGGCGGTGCCGCGGGCGGCTACATCGCGGCGCCGACGGAGGTCGTGGAGCTGCTGTCGCAGGTGGCCCGGCCGTCGCTGTTCTCCAACGCGCTTCCGGTCCCGACGGCGTGCGGCGCCCGCGAAGCCGTCCGGATCCTGCGGGAGGAACCGGAGCGGGTCGCCCGGCTGCACCACCTGGCGTCCGGGCTGCGCGACGGCCTGCGCGCGGCGGGGCTGGACCCGCTGCCCGGGGCCACCGCGATCGTGCCGATCATCGTGGGGGACACCGCGCGCGCGGGGCGGATGAGCCGCGAACTGCGTGAGCGCCACGGAGTGCTCGTCACCGGATTCGGCTATCCGGTGGTTCCCGAGGGCAGCGCCCGGTTCCGGCTGCAGGCCAACGCGGCGATGACCGACGACGACGTGTCCGCGGTCATCGACGCGATCGTCGCGGTCGCCGGCTGA
- a CDS encoding aspartate aminotransferase family protein, with amino-acid sequence MTLLPPVPAAVPGPRSTELLAAYDKIFYPGLVGDGYPFVAQSRSGWTVTDVDGQVFVDLVSSSASVPMGAGRTEIVEPAAAALQSFGNEDSHAVFHEWMLPLAQRILSLAPEGLTRVDISLNGTESVETAVRVMRRATGRPVIIGFFGAYHGETTTTASLGAEQYEIGRELRGLASGFVHVPYPNAYRNPFGEPRVGGSGDPWVDYLRDHVLFHLVDPSEVAGVIIEPILGSGGVISPPDTFWTALTELCREYGWLLCLDEVKTGFGRTGEVFAADLWGLQPDLMCLGKAMGGGVMPIGALLGTERALGGFSNLSTGSTWSWLPAACAASLAYLDLMEREDVLSNVRALHHIAVDMLVPLVDQIQQVGDVRVQGGFVGIEFVKDKATKERDLELQDAVAEGCIKRGVLVVASTTSLNIQPSLVMPPQAYAEALGRVLEAVEEAVAAR; translated from the coding sequence ATGACGCTGCTCCCACCGGTGCCCGCCGCCGTGCCCGGCCCGCGAAGCACCGAACTGTTGGCGGCCTACGACAAGATCTTCTATCCGGGACTGGTCGGTGACGGCTATCCCTTTGTGGCGCAATCACGATCGGGCTGGACCGTCACCGACGTCGACGGGCAGGTGTTCGTCGACCTGGTGAGTTCCTCGGCCTCGGTCCCGATGGGTGCCGGACGCACCGAGATCGTCGAGCCCGCCGCGGCGGCGCTGCAGAGCTTCGGTAACGAGGACAGCCACGCGGTTTTCCACGAGTGGATGCTGCCGCTGGCGCAACGGATTCTCAGTCTGGCTCCGGAGGGCCTCACCCGGGTGGACATCTCACTCAACGGCACCGAGTCGGTGGAGACCGCGGTGCGGGTCATGCGAAGAGCCACCGGGCGACCGGTGATCATCGGCTTCTTCGGCGCCTACCACGGTGAGACCACCACCACGGCGTCGCTGGGTGCCGAGCAGTACGAGATCGGCCGCGAACTGCGTGGATTGGCAAGTGGATTCGTCCATGTTCCCTACCCGAACGCGTACCGCAATCCCTTCGGCGAACCCCGCGTCGGAGGCTCCGGTGATCCGTGGGTGGACTACCTACGTGACCATGTGCTCTTCCACCTGGTCGACCCATCAGAGGTGGCGGGCGTGATCATCGAACCGATCCTCGGGTCCGGCGGAGTGATCTCGCCGCCGGATACCTTCTGGACTGCGCTCACTGAGTTGTGCCGGGAGTACGGCTGGCTGCTCTGCCTCGACGAGGTGAAAACCGGGTTCGGCCGGACGGGAGAGGTGTTTGCAGCCGATCTGTGGGGCCTGCAGCCGGATCTGATGTGTCTGGGCAAGGCGATGGGCGGCGGTGTCATGCCCATCGGGGCACTGCTGGGCACCGAACGTGCACTTGGTGGATTCAGCAACCTGTCCACCGGGAGCACCTGGTCGTGGCTGCCCGCAGCGTGCGCCGCGTCGCTGGCCTATCTGGACCTGATGGAACGCGAGGACGTGCTGTCCAATGTGCGTGCGCTGCACCATATTGCGGTCGACATGCTGGTTCCGCTCGTGGACCAGATCCAGCAGGTGGGCGATGTCCGGGTACAGGGCGGATTCGTCGGCATCGAGTTCGTCAAGGACAAAGCCACCAAGGAACGTGATCTCGAACTGCAGGACGCCGTAGCCGAAGGATGTATCAAGCGCGGGGTTTTGGTAGTGGCCAGTACGACCAGCCTCAACATCCAGCCGTCGTTGGTGATGCCGCCGCAGGCGTACGCCGAGGCGCTCGGTCGGGTGCTGGAGGCCGTCGAGGAAGCTGTCGCGGCCCGGTGA
- a CDS encoding NAD-dependent succinate-semialdehyde dehydrogenase, with translation MYAVVDPATGDVVKEYPTATDEQIDAALSAAAEAHRTWSKSTTVAQRAELIRKVAALHNERKNELAKIIQREMGKPLDQSEGEVEFSAAIYEFYADNAEKFLADEPIDLLEGDGSALIRRSSIGVLLGIMPWNYPYYQVARFAGPNLVLGNTIVLKHAPQCPESAAALQQIFDDAGYPQGAYVNVYATNEQIADAIADPRVQGVSLTGSERAGAAVAEIAGRNLKKVVLELGGSDPFILLSSDDLDATVSAAIDGRFENTGQACNAAKRFIVADSVYDEFLEKFTAKVKEKGEGLAPLSSLAAAERLAEQVDRAVAEGATLVSEGERRGAFFPPGVLTNVSPDSDSYKEELFGPVATVYKVSSEDEAVELANDTPFGLGSYVFTTDAEQAKRVADKIDAGMVFVNAVGAEGAELPFGGVKRSGFGRELGRFGIDEFVNKKLIRIV, from the coding sequence ATGTACGCGGTGGTGGATCCGGCAACCGGTGATGTGGTGAAGGAGTATCCGACCGCGACCGACGAGCAGATCGATGCGGCGCTGTCGGCAGCCGCTGAGGCACACCGGACGTGGTCGAAGTCGACGACGGTGGCCCAGCGTGCCGAGCTGATCCGCAAGGTCGCCGCCCTGCACAACGAACGCAAGAACGAACTGGCCAAGATCATCCAGCGCGAGATGGGCAAGCCGCTGGATCAGTCCGAGGGCGAAGTCGAGTTCAGCGCCGCGATCTACGAGTTCTATGCCGACAACGCCGAGAAGTTCCTCGCCGACGAGCCGATCGACCTGCTGGAAGGCGACGGCAGCGCACTGATCCGGCGCAGCTCGATCGGCGTGCTGCTGGGCATCATGCCGTGGAACTACCCGTACTACCAGGTGGCACGGTTCGCCGGACCGAACCTGGTGCTGGGAAACACCATCGTGCTCAAGCACGCGCCGCAGTGCCCGGAATCGGCAGCGGCGCTGCAGCAGATCTTCGACGACGCCGGCTACCCCCAGGGCGCATACGTCAACGTCTACGCCACCAACGAACAGATCGCCGACGCGATCGCCGACCCCCGGGTACAGGGGGTGTCGTTGACCGGTTCCGAGCGGGCCGGTGCGGCGGTCGCCGAGATCGCCGGACGCAACCTGAAGAAGGTGGTGCTGGAACTGGGCGGGTCGGATCCGTTCATCCTCCTCTCGTCCGATGATCTGGACGCCACGGTGAGCGCCGCCATCGACGGCCGCTTCGAGAACACCGGGCAGGCCTGCAATGCCGCCAAGCGCTTCATCGTCGCCGACAGTGTCTACGACGAATTCCTGGAGAAGTTCACCGCGAAGGTCAAGGAGAAGGGCGAGGGCCTGGCGCCGTTGTCGTCGCTGGCCGCCGCCGAACGGCTGGCCGAGCAGGTCGACCGGGCCGTCGCCGAGGGTGCGACGCTGGTGTCCGAGGGCGAGCGCCGGGGCGCGTTCTTCCCCCCCGGCGTGCTGACCAACGTCTCACCGGATTCGGACTCCTATAAGGAGGAGCTGTTCGGCCCGGTAGCCACCGTCTACAAGGTGAGCTCCGAAGACGAGGCCGTCGAACTCGCCAATGACACCCCGTTCGGTCTGGGCTCCTACGTGTTCACCACCGATGCCGAGCAGGCCAAGCGGGTCGCCGACAAGATCGACGCGGGCATGGTGTTCGTCAACGCGGTGGGCGCCGAGGGCGCCGAGCTTCCGTTCGGCGGCGTGAAACGCTCCGGCTTCGGGCGTGAACTCGGCCGCTTTGGCATCGACGAGTTCGTCAACAAGAAGCTGATCCGCATCGTCTGA